A window of Pseudocalidococcus azoricus BACA0444 contains these coding sequences:
- a CDS encoding type II restriction-modification system restriction endonuclease codes for MEDLCIEAARFAEIESVYDEPSLYGVTDRKAVGTYLEHKFTAYLVQNYNCQAGNSASGIDLPTLEVDIKVTSIRQPQSSCPFKSTTQKVFGLGYHLLVFVYDKYDDPENRTGRLDMQHTIFIDKSRTGDFQTTRGILDILSRDGNKDDIIAFMMERNLPVDEIGVYQLADRILESPPNQGYLTISNAPQWRLQHGRVIQQAGSVSGIVRVR; via the coding sequence ATAGAAGACTTATGTATTGAGGCAGCCAGATTCGCTGAAATAGAGTCTGTCTACGATGAACCTAGTCTTTATGGTGTGACTGATAGAAAAGCTGTCGGAACTTATCTTGAACATAAATTCACAGCCTATTTAGTTCAGAATTACAATTGCCAAGCAGGTAACTCAGCTTCAGGCATCGATCTTCCTACTCTTGAAGTTGATATTAAAGTTACAAGTATAAGGCAACCACAATCTTCTTGCCCTTTTAAGTCAACGACGCAGAAAGTGTTTGGGCTTGGGTATCATCTTCTAGTTTTTGTTTACGACAAGTATGATGATCCTGAGAATAGAACTGGAAGGTTAGATATGCAGCATACTATTTTCATTGATAAGAGCAGGACGGGAGATTTCCAAACAACTAGAGGGATATTAGATATCTTGAGTCGAGATGGAAATAAAGATGATATCATTGCCTTCATGATGGAGAGAAATTTGCCTGTTGATGAAATAGGTGTATATCAACTAGCTGATAGGATTTTAGAATCACCCCCGAACCAAGGTTACTTAACAATCTCAAATGCTCCTCAGTGGAGACTACAGCATGGTCGAGTCATTCAACAAGCTGGTAGTGTTTCAGGAATAGTTAGAGTTCGATGA
- a CDS encoding SWIM zinc finger family protein, with translation MKQPDILRITRKAASLKEKRAKEQAENPESPAITPSPALSREVLPPEPFAPLPQKDQNTEQLESREWWSQRWVDVLESFGWRRRMERARNYVREGRVLNLEFNKNQVFAQVQGTAPAPYNVELSLDPFTEEQWQFVIEAMADQALFAAKLLAGEMPHNIESAFISSGLSLFPFSKFDIHSHCDCPDPVNPCKHIGAVYYLLGEHFGRDPFILFQLRGKSKAAITQQLRQLRSSEEPTGQLPQPPISEAKPLYSPPEIGRFWDYTASLDATLMNPESRDGSEQILSLLGPIPLTTSGSSSYSLQTIQGTMNSVERIYQALRDYVINLETEADAK, from the coding sequence ATGAAACAACCTGACATTCTGCGGATCACCCGGAAAGCAGCCAGCCTCAAGGAAAAACGGGCCAAGGAACAGGCCGAAAATCCAGAGTCACCCGCCATCACCCCCAGCCCGGCCCTGAGCCGTGAAGTTCTCCCCCCCGAACCCTTTGCCCCCCTGCCCCAAAAAGACCAAAATACTGAGCAATTGGAAAGTCGGGAATGGTGGAGTCAACGTTGGGTCGATGTTTTAGAATCCTTTGGTTGGCGGCGGCGGATGGAGCGGGCCCGGAATTATGTGCGGGAAGGTCGGGTACTGAATTTAGAATTTAACAAAAATCAGGTTTTTGCCCAGGTTCAAGGGACGGCCCCTGCCCCCTATAACGTTGAGCTTTCTTTAGATCCCTTTACGGAAGAACAATGGCAGTTTGTGATTGAGGCGATGGCGGATCAGGCCCTGTTTGCGGCCAAGCTCTTAGCGGGAGAAATGCCCCACAATATTGAATCAGCCTTTATCAGCAGTGGCCTCAGTCTATTTCCCTTTAGTAAGTTTGATATTCATAGCCACTGTGACTGTCCCGATCCCGTCAATCCCTGCAAACACATTGGCGCGGTCTATTACCTGTTGGGGGAGCACTTTGGTCGAGATCCCTTTATTCTGTTTCAACTGCGGGGCAAATCTAAGGCGGCCATTACCCAGCAATTACGGCAGTTACGCAGTTCTGAGGAGCCAACCGGGCAGTTACCCCAACCCCCGATATCAGAGGCTAAACCCCTTTATTCCCCCCCGGAAATTGGCCGGTTTTGGGACTACACTGCGAGCCTAGATGCCACCTTAATGAACCCAGAGTCAAGGGACGGCAGCGAACAAATCCTCAGCCTTTTAGGGCCAATTCCCCTGACAACCAGTGGTTCCAGCAGCTATAGTCTCCAAACTATCCAAGGGACGATGAACAGCGTTGAGAGAATTTACCAGGCCCTGCGTGATTATGTCATTAACCTAGAAACCGAAGCAGACGCAAAGTAA
- a CDS encoding SNF2-related protein — protein MTILHGSWVIGAQGEKFYLWGERWRAGAETITAISADVAPYPYGLGLAELETALASIAPGLGGAITPKSTHLALPTVITETHLIPSSSQFLHGDPQAKTACPDVLIPWQLTGGEIPLGPLLAWFTHLPAMAPGPITIGDDLRFWSHITRWGLDLVGRGKFVPVHRPGADPEQIEVFWLPLLDSVTDRHRLDLFATQMPQSLRFYVEPHPDHSPEIPIPPSPPDLITSYLQGLINYLVGQVPKLMPEMGRPGFRKQAANAPQQWLQALLTPYSPLPKSPDSHQWLETLDQWLAPIAPTVTGQHRWQVYFQLVPPPTELASWSLTFGLQSADQPDWRISAAEIWQQPADAISYQNQIIQRPQETLLTGLGLAVRLYPDLETSLKTARPLGQELNSAQVYTFLKIGAARLEDSGFGLVMPPGLERHRQTPVPRLGLKITAAIPKEDHQGLGLASLLDFRWDLSLGNRAMTQAEFDRLVALNSPVVEVDGEWVELRPQDIQAAQAFFATRKATTGLTLQDVLRIATGESVTLEKLPVVGLDADENLKALLDALTGKQSLEPISNPPGFEGELRPYQARGVSWLTFLERWRLGACLADDMGLGKCFIGDIFVNGNLQPIQQVWEDYAGVTEFDGEGYWTTPTTPLIVNSIEETTGKIVTAPVQKLYRQEVKEKLRQVRLADGSEILITYRHKLLTHRGWTNQLTVGDYVCVPSHLVWPGKPIDLDLVKFLAWQIAEGYEILESASLRITQKNIAVLTDLQDTITRIAQRYQLRINHPTIKQFSDQVPDLRINSRNYQQFLSEKGYVWGQRSAHKAIPEFIMTGDSACLKTFLSHYFEAEGSVIQTMRSVEIATASPVIIKQLATLLRRFGIWLRVTPKQKSATNGKNIQRTYYIGTIGGVGLRRFQQEIGFISEIKQGKLKKIADITCNTNIEGIPASDVVRNMVEQTRLPLRHLGMHSPVYINGTQKFSHQSLQRVISHCDLVLSGQSEINYRQLKPSKWTTQTLQAYETLEREKLNEFRDTLVHLNTQEVFYCPIVSIEDIDYSGWVYDVQVVKHHNFIANNILCHNTIQLLAFLLHLKNQKNPIAPTLLVCPTSVLGNWEREIKKFAPQLQAWVHHGSERSKGKAFQKIVKKHDIILTSYALIYRDLDSLKPIKWQNVVLDEAQNIKNSETRQSKAVRELQTSFRIALTGTPLENRLTELWSILDFLHPGYLGNKPYFQKRYAIPIERYGDTTSLEALKTYVQPFILRRLKTDQSIIQDLPDKLEMTVFCSLSLEQASLYEGVVKKSLQDIENSSGIERRGHILATLTKLKQICNHPAQYLKEKTLAASRSGKLMRLIEMLQELIDAGDRALLFTQYAEMGKLLQAYLQTQTGREVFFLSGSTPKPKREAMVDQFQQDPQAPPIFILSLKAGGVGLNLTRANHVFHFDRWWNPAVENQATDRAFRIGQTRNVQVHKFVCAGTLEEKIHEQIERKKALAEQVVGAGEQWLTELDTEHLRDLLLLDRNAIMDSESL, from the coding sequence ATGACAATTCTCCACGGCAGTTGGGTGATTGGAGCGCAAGGTGAGAAATTTTATCTCTGGGGTGAGCGGTGGCGGGCCGGGGCTGAGACGATTACGGCAATCTCTGCGGATGTCGCTCCTTATCCCTATGGCCTCGGGTTGGCTGAGTTAGAGACGGCTTTAGCATCAATTGCCCCCGGCCTGGGCGGCGCGATCACCCCCAAATCCACTCACTTGGCCCTGCCCACCGTGATCACAGAAACACACCTGATCCCCAGTTCCTCCCAATTCCTCCATGGCGACCCCCAAGCCAAGACTGCCTGCCCCGATGTCCTCATCCCTTGGCAACTAACGGGCGGTGAAATCCCTTTGGGACCTCTCCTGGCCTGGTTTACCCATCTCCCCGCCATGGCCCCCGGCCCAATCACCATAGGCGATGATTTACGGTTTTGGAGCCATATTACCCGTTGGGGGTTGGATTTAGTTGGGCGTGGCAAGTTTGTGCCTGTGCATCGGCCTGGGGCGGATCCAGAACAGATTGAGGTTTTTTGGCTGCCATTGTTGGATAGTGTGACCGACCGCCACCGCCTCGATCTCTTTGCCACCCAGATGCCCCAGTCCCTTCGGTTTTACGTTGAGCCCCATCCTGACCATTCCCCAGAAATTCCAATTCCCCCTAGCCCCCCAGACCTGATCACCAGCTATTTACAGGGGTTGATTAATTACTTGGTGGGGCAAGTTCCTAAGCTGATGCCGGAGATGGGCCGCCCTGGGTTCCGAAAACAAGCCGCCAATGCCCCCCAACAATGGCTCCAGGCCCTCCTGACCCCCTACAGCCCATTACCCAAGTCCCCAGATTCTCATCAGTGGCTCGAAACCCTTGATCAATGGTTAGCTCCCATTGCGCCGACCGTCACCGGTCAACATCGCTGGCAGGTTTATTTTCAGTTAGTCCCACCCCCGACTGAGTTGGCTTCCTGGTCCTTAACCTTTGGGCTGCAATCGGCAGATCAACCAGATTGGCGCATTTCCGCGGCTGAGATTTGGCAACAACCCGCTGACGCAATCTCCTATCAAAACCAGATCATCCAGCGGCCCCAAGAAACCCTTTTGACTGGCCTGGGCCTGGCGGTGCGGTTATATCCCGATTTGGAAACCAGCTTAAAAACAGCCCGCCCCCTTGGCCAAGAGTTAAATTCGGCCCAGGTTTATACGTTTCTCAAAATTGGCGCGGCCCGTCTAGAAGACAGTGGCTTTGGCTTGGTTATGCCCCCTGGCCTGGAACGGCATCGTCAAACCCCTGTTCCCCGCTTGGGCTTGAAGATTACGGCTGCTATTCCCAAGGAGGATCATCAGGGCCTGGGACTTGCCAGTTTATTAGATTTTCGTTGGGATCTGTCCTTGGGCAATCGAGCCATGACCCAGGCCGAGTTTGATCGCTTGGTCGCCCTCAATAGTCCCGTGGTGGAAGTGGATGGAGAATGGGTGGAGTTACGCCCCCAAGATATTCAGGCGGCCCAGGCCTTTTTTGCCACCCGTAAAGCCACCACTGGGTTAACCCTCCAAGATGTGTTGCGGATCGCCACCGGGGAAAGTGTCACCTTAGAAAAATTACCTGTGGTTGGCCTGGATGCCGATGAAAATCTCAAAGCGTTATTGGATGCCTTAACGGGGAAACAAAGCCTCGAACCGATTAGTAACCCACCCGGATTTGAAGGCGAATTACGACCCTACCAGGCCCGGGGTGTGAGTTGGTTAACATTTCTTGAACGCTGGCGATTGGGGGCTTGTTTGGCGGACGACATGGGCCTGGGGAAATGTTTTATTGGAGATATATTTGTCAATGGCAACTTGCAACCTATTCAACAGGTTTGGGAAGACTACGCCGGAGTGACTGAATTTGATGGTGAAGGCTATTGGACAACACCAACAACTCCCCTCATTGTTAATAGTATTGAGGAAACAACTGGCAAAATTGTCACAGCCCCAGTTCAAAAATTATATCGACAGGAAGTTAAGGAAAAATTACGACAAGTCCGGTTGGCAGATGGCAGTGAAATTCTCATTACCTATCGTCATAAGCTCCTTACTCATCGGGGTTGGACAAATCAGCTAACGGTTGGTGATTATGTCTGTGTTCCAAGTCACTTAGTTTGGCCTGGAAAACCCATTGACCTAGATTTAGTCAAGTTTTTGGCCTGGCAAATTGCGGAAGGGTATGAGATTTTAGAATCAGCGTCTTTGCGAATTACCCAGAAAAATATTGCAGTTTTAACTGATCTTCAAGATACAATCACTCGTATTGCCCAACGTTATCAGCTTAGGATTAATCACCCAACTATTAAACAATTTTCTGATCAAGTCCCCGATTTACGGATTAACAGCCGCAATTATCAGCAATTTCTGAGTGAAAAAGGCTATGTTTGGGGACAACGATCTGCCCATAAGGCCATTCCTGAGTTCATTATGACAGGGGATTCAGCTTGTCTCAAAACGTTTTTAAGTCATTATTTTGAAGCGGAAGGCTCTGTAATTCAAACCATGCGTAGTGTTGAAATTGCCACAGCCTCACCCGTAATTATTAAACAGTTGGCAACTTTACTCAGACGTTTTGGCATTTGGTTACGAGTCACCCCCAAACAAAAGAGTGCGACCAATGGAAAAAATATTCAGCGGACATACTATATTGGCACAATTGGCGGCGTGGGCTTAAGGCGGTTTCAACAAGAAATTGGATTTATCAGTGAAATAAAACAAGGCAAACTCAAAAAGATTGCTGATATAACTTGTAATACCAACATTGAGGGCATTCCGGCAAGTGATGTGGTCAGGAATATGGTTGAGCAAACCCGCTTACCGCTCCGACATTTAGGAATGCATAGCCCAGTCTATATTAACGGTACTCAAAAATTCTCCCATCAAAGTTTACAACGAGTGATCAGCCATTGTGATTTAGTGCTAAGTGGACAATCAGAAATCAACTACCGTCAACTCAAACCCTCAAAATGGACAACTCAAACTCTTCAAGCCTATGAAACTCTAGAACGGGAAAAACTAAATGAGTTCCGAGATACCTTAGTTCATCTCAATACCCAAGAAGTTTTCTATTGTCCAATTGTTTCCATTGAAGATATTGACTATTCGGGTTGGGTTTATGATGTGCAAGTTGTCAAACACCATAATTTTATTGCAAATAATATCCTTTGTCACAACACAATTCAACTTCTCGCCTTTCTGCTGCACCTCAAGAACCAAAAAAATCCAATTGCGCCCACGCTATTAGTCTGTCCCACATCTGTTTTAGGGAATTGGGAACGAGAAATTAAAAAGTTTGCCCCCCAACTCCAGGCCTGGGTTCATCACGGTAGCGAGCGTTCCAAAGGAAAAGCCTTTCAAAAAATCGTTAAAAAACATGACATTATTCTGACTAGTTATGCCCTAATTTATCGCGATTTAGATAGCCTGAAACCGATTAAATGGCAAAATGTTGTTCTCGATGAAGCCCAAAATATTAAAAACTCAGAAACTCGTCAATCTAAAGCCGTGCGGGAATTGCAGACAAGTTTTCGGATTGCCTTAACCGGAACCCCCCTAGAAAACCGCCTCACTGAACTCTGGTCAATTTTAGACTTTCTCCATCCGGGCTATCTCGGCAACAAACCCTATTTTCAAAAACGCTATGCCATTCCCATTGAACGCTATGGTGATACAACTTCCTTAGAAGCCCTGAAAACCTATGTTCAGCCGTTTATCCTCCGCCGTCTTAAAACCGATCAATCCATCATCCAAGACTTGCCCGACAAACTGGAAATGACCGTCTTTTGTAGCCTCAGTCTGGAACAGGCCAGCCTCTATGAAGGAGTGGTTAAAAAATCATTACAAGACATTGAAAACAGCAGCGGCATTGAACGGCGGGGACATATCTTAGCGACCCTCACAAAACTCAAACAAATTTGTAATCATCCGGCCCAATACCTAAAAGAAAAAACGCTTGCTGCCTCTCGATCTGGGAAGTTAATGCGCCTCATTGAAATGCTCCAAGAGTTGATTGACGCAGGGGATCGGGCCTTACTGTTTACTCAATATGCGGAAATGGGCAAACTGCTCCAGGCCTATTTACAAACTCAAACCGGCCGGGAAGTCTTCTTTTTATCTGGGAGTACGCCCAAGCCCAAACGGGAAGCCATGGTGGATCAATTTCAACAGGATCCCCAGGCCCCGCCGATTTTTATTCTTTCTCTCAAAGCTGGGGGAGTCGGGTTGAACCTAACCAGGGCCAATCATGTGTTTCATTTTGATCGGTGGTGGAATCCGGCGGTGGAAAACCAGGCCACGGATCGCGCCTTTCGGATTGGGCAAACCCGCAATGTCCAAGTTCATAAATTTGTCTGTGCTGGCACCTTAGAAGAAAAAATCCACGAGCAGATTGAGCGGAAAAAAGCCCTCGCCGAGCAAGTTGTCGGGGCCGGTGAGCAATGGCTGACGGAATTAGATACAGAACACCTGCGAGACTTACTTTTACTTGACCGCAACGCCATTATGGACAGTGAATCACTATGA
- a CDS encoding amino acid ABC transporter substrate-binding protein, translated as MHKLFKLSGIVLLSCLSLMACDGDAPPASTSTPTAPNATPTSSNRLAIIKQRGKLVCGVSGELPGFSFVNAQGNYAGLDADICRAVATTLFNDPNAVEFRNLNAKERFLALQTGEVDLLSRNTTLTMSRDTNLGITFAPVVFYDGQAVMVRQNSGITKLADLAGKSVCMQTGTTNEQNFTDQMRTLKAAFTPVVFEDVNTTFATYAEGRCDAVTADRSQLVSRRQTLPNPEQNIVLPEVFSKEPLAPAVIAGDPAWRNMVRWTIYALINAEELGITQANLNQQLQNPDPNVRRFLGVEGELGQGLGVAPDFVANIIKAVGNYGEIYERNLGSQTPLKLERGQNNLWTKGGLMYSPPFR; from the coding sequence ATGCACAAGTTGTTCAAGCTATCTGGAATTGTTTTACTCTCATGCTTGAGTTTAATGGCCTGTGACGGAGACGCGCCGCCAGCCTCAACATCCACTCCCACTGCCCCCAACGCGACCCCAACCAGCAGCAATCGCCTGGCCATCATCAAACAACGGGGCAAATTAGTCTGTGGTGTGAGTGGTGAACTGCCTGGCTTTAGCTTTGTGAATGCTCAGGGGAACTACGCCGGCCTGGATGCGGATATTTGTCGAGCCGTGGCCACCACCCTATTTAATGATCCCAATGCCGTTGAATTTCGCAATCTCAATGCCAAGGAACGATTTTTAGCCCTGCAAACGGGAGAAGTGGATCTCCTCAGTCGCAATACCACCCTGACGATGAGCCGCGACACCAATCTAGGGATTACCTTTGCCCCAGTTGTCTTCTATGACGGCCAGGCCGTGATGGTGCGTCAAAACAGTGGGATTACTAAACTGGCGGATCTGGCTGGAAAATCCGTCTGTATGCAAACCGGCACCACCAACGAGCAAAACTTTACGGATCAGATGCGAACCCTGAAGGCCGCCTTTACCCCCGTTGTCTTTGAAGATGTGAATACCACCTTTGCCACCTATGCCGAGGGACGGTGTGATGCGGTTACAGCGGATCGCTCTCAATTAGTCTCACGCCGTCAAACCTTACCCAATCCCGAGCAAAATATTGTTTTACCAGAAGTTTTCTCTAAGGAGCCATTGGCCCCAGCGGTAATTGCCGGAGACCCGGCCTGGAGAAACATGGTTCGGTGGACAATTTATGCCCTCATCAATGCCGAAGAATTGGGAATTACCCAGGCCAACCTCAATCAACAACTCCAAAATCCAGATCCCAATGTGCGGCGATTTTTAGGGGTTGAGGGAGAACTCGGCCAAGGGCTTGGGGTCGCTCCAGACTTTGTGGCCAATATCATTAAAGCCGTGGGAAACTATGGCGAAATCTATGAACGGAATCTAGGGAGCCAAACGCCCTTAAAACTGGAGCGGGGACAAAACAACCTCTGGACAAAAGGCGGTCTGATGTATTCACCTCCTTTTCGTTAA
- a CDS encoding Uma2 family endonuclease translates to MMTATLIQAVPNEVTDKLSYSPEEYLEIEEKSDLKHEYRDGEIVEMAGGTTNHNEIAGNCYTFLKLALKGKQYRIYFADVRLWMPQFRQFTYPDVMVIQGEPIYVGKGTTTITNPMLIVEVLSPSTQDYDRGTKFTRYRSIPELRDYILIDPDQFAIEQFTKNPEGQWVLTDIHGEDRSLVLASLDVQIRLKDIYEGVMFAVGAEQE, encoded by the coding sequence ATGATGACCGCAACTCTGATTCAGGCCGTGCCAAATGAGGTGACGGACAAGTTATCCTACTCTCCTGAGGAATATTTAGAAATAGAGGAGAAATCTGATCTGAAGCATGAATATCGAGATGGGGAAATTGTTGAGATGGCCGGTGGAACAACAAACCATAATGAGATTGCTGGTAATTGTTATACATTTTTGAAATTAGCCCTTAAAGGCAAACAGTATCGCATTTACTTCGCTGATGTCAGATTATGGATGCCCCAATTTCGCCAATTTACCTATCCCGATGTGATGGTTATTCAGGGTGAGCCAATCTATGTGGGCAAGGGAACCACAACCATTACCAACCCGATGCTGATTGTCGAGGTATTATCCCCATCCACCCAAGACTATGACCGAGGGACAAAGTTTACCCGCTATCGCTCGATTCCTGAATTAAGAGACTATATTCTGATTGATCCGGATCAGTTTGCCATTGAGCAGTTTACTAAGAATCCAGAAGGACAATGGGTTCTAACAGATATTCACGGGGAGGATCGTTCTCTAGTTTTGGCCTCTCTTGATGTACAAATTAGGCTGAAGGATATTTATGAGGGAGTGATGTTTGCGGTTGGTGCGGAACAGGAGTAG
- a CDS encoding ABC transporter permease, whose protein sequence is MDDQKLDSDGVSPITLISAKNPPLTEVLQEFWHYRELLYMLTLRRISVRYKQTLVGVTWVLLQPLVAMIIFNIIFGKLIKIPTAGVPYPIFVYAALVLWTLFAEGVNRASGSLIGESQLISKVYFPRLMIPIAAVASAWIDFVVSLFLLLPLTFIYGLRPTWSLGLIPVLMVVTMVLATGIGLFFGALNVRYRDFQYLVPFLMQILFFASPVIFSVEIVPPQFQKWYYLNPMAAVIDGFRFAVTGITPLSGWALAWSMVCGVIFLGLGVLTFQAVEREFADVI, encoded by the coding sequence GTGGATGATCAAAAGCTTGACAGTGATGGAGTGTCCCCCATTACCCTCATTTCGGCGAAAAATCCGCCCCTAACAGAAGTGCTCCAGGAGTTTTGGCACTATCGAGAGCTACTCTATATGCTGACGCTCAGACGGATCAGTGTCCGCTACAAACAAACCCTTGTCGGCGTTACCTGGGTGTTACTTCAGCCCCTAGTGGCAATGATCATTTTCAATATTATTTTTGGCAAGTTAATTAAGATTCCTACTGCTGGCGTGCCTTATCCAATTTTTGTTTATGCCGCTTTAGTGTTATGGACGCTGTTTGCGGAAGGGGTGAATCGGGCTAGTGGCAGCTTAATTGGGGAGTCCCAACTGATTTCTAAAGTCTATTTTCCGAGATTGATGATTCCGATTGCGGCGGTGGCCTCGGCCTGGATTGATTTTGTTGTATCGTTGTTTCTGCTGTTGCCCTTGACCTTTATTTATGGTTTGCGTCCGACTTGGAGCCTTGGGCTGATTCCAGTTCTGATGGTCGTAACGATGGTCTTAGCCACGGGAATTGGGTTATTTTTCGGTGCTTTGAATGTGCGTTATCGCGATTTCCAGTATCTTGTCCCGTTTTTAATGCAGATTCTCTTTTTTGCTTCTCCTGTGATTTTTTCAGTGGAAATTGTCCCGCCGCAGTTCCAGAAGTGGTATTACCTAAATCCAATGGCGGCCGTGATTGATGGGTTTCGGTTTGCAGTGACGGGGATTACGCCGCTGAGTGGCTGGGCCTTGGCCTGGTCTATGGTGTGTGGGGTGATTTTCCTTGGCCTGGGGGTTCTGACGTTTCAGGCGGTTGAGCGAGAATTTGCGGATGTGATTTAG
- a CDS encoding ABC transporter ATP-binding protein, with protein MGQPVIQVRGLGKRYRIRAQKSLAYRSLREDLWGGVQGFLKGGWQPGHWEEFWALQDVSFDVQQGDVVGIIGRNGAGKSTLLKILSRIVKPTTGEAVIRGRVGSLLEVGTGFHPELTGRENIFMNGAILGMSRTEIRAKFDEIVAFAEVEKFLDTPVKHYSSGMYVRLAFAVAAHLEPEILIVDEVLAVGDAQFQKKCLGKMGDVSKKEGKTILFVSHNMGAVVRLCSETILLMRGGVGYHGSTRKAITHYINSDLGATNFKQWSFDNFSDDKIVFFLKAKVHSKDGTIKSNFEITEEIGITIHYRVTKSGYVFTHGCNLFNDQGINILNSHDIVSSMRNVPRSQGDYSATVWIPSNFLAEGTFIIGLAILTPEPFSIHLHEPNALAFKVTDNISGSSARGEYTGEFPGLVRPILKWEASLCTKAQ; from the coding sequence ATGGGTCAGCCAGTAATTCAAGTGCGAGGGTTGGGGAAGCGGTATCGAATTCGGGCCCAAAAGTCATTGGCCTATCGCAGTTTGCGCGAGGATCTGTGGGGGGGAGTACAGGGATTCCTTAAGGGTGGGTGGCAGCCAGGCCATTGGGAAGAGTTTTGGGCTTTGCAGGATGTGAGTTTTGATGTCCAGCAAGGGGATGTGGTGGGAATTATTGGGCGAAATGGGGCGGGTAAGAGTACACTGTTAAAAATTTTATCGAGGATTGTCAAGCCTACAACTGGGGAGGCGGTGATTCGGGGCCGGGTTGGCTCTTTGTTGGAGGTGGGGACGGGGTTTCATCCTGAGTTGACAGGCCGGGAAAATATTTTTATGAATGGGGCAATCCTGGGTATGAGTCGGACTGAAATTCGGGCTAAGTTTGATGAGATTGTCGCCTTTGCAGAGGTGGAAAAGTTTTTAGACACGCCGGTTAAACATTATTCATCGGGGATGTATGTTCGATTGGCTTTTGCGGTGGCGGCTCATCTGGAACCTGAGATTTTAATTGTAGATGAGGTTTTGGCAGTGGGGGATGCTCAGTTTCAGAAGAAGTGTTTAGGAAAGATGGGAGATGTCAGCAAAAAAGAAGGAAAAACCATCTTATTTGTTAGCCACAATATGGGTGCTGTTGTTAGACTTTGTAGTGAAACAATTCTTCTAATGCGGGGTGGTGTTGGATACCATGGATCGACTAGAAAAGCAATAACTCACTACATCAACTCTGACTTAGGTGCTACAAACTTTAAGCAGTGGAGTTTTGATAATTTTTCTGATGATAAGATAGTTTTTTTCTTAAAGGCTAAAGTTCATAGTAAAGATGGTACTATAAAAAGCAATTTTGAGATAACAGAGGAAATTGGAATCACTATTCACTATAGAGTAACAAAAAGTGGTTATGTTTTTACACATGGATGTAACTTATTTAATGATCAAGGTATCAATATCTTAAACTCCCATGATATTGTTTCATCTATGCGTAATGTGCCACGCAGTCAAGGAGACTATTCAGCAACAGTATGGATTCCTTCAAATTTCCTTGCAGAGGGGACATTTATTATTGGACTTGCAATATTAACACCAGAACCATTTAGTATTCATCTGCATGAGCCAAATGCTCTAGCATTTAAAGTTACTGACAACATATCAGGAAGTTCTGCTCGTGGAGAGTATACTGGAGAATTTCCGGGGTTGGTAAGGCCAATTTTGAAATGGGAGGCATCGCTATGCACCAAAGCTCAATAG
- a CDS encoding class I SAM-dependent methyltransferase encodes MQLFVNKYLNKKSSEELYILDLGSQNIGGSYRPIFNIPGWKYIGLDLEVGENVDILLRDPYRWNEISSNSVDVLISGQTLEHIQYFWLTILEIARVLKPGGLCCLIAPSTGYEHRYPLDCWRFYPDGMIALANFAQLEVLEAFTQWENENYNDGSNVWHDSVLIARKPLTFDKQCSDSMEIYTHLFEVLTPSGQLELYKFEVTNLKRALSSIDLELKQLKTQNMNLLLTHAKAIENIEKSFFWKLRTQWFLIKNLFIKLFAINLNESK; translated from the coding sequence ATGCAGTTATTTGTCAATAAATATCTTAATAAAAAATCATCTGAAGAACTTTATATATTAGACCTTGGCAGCCAAAACATTGGAGGATCATATCGCCCTATTTTCAATATTCCTGGCTGGAAATATATTGGTTTAGATTTAGAGGTTGGAGAAAATGTAGATATTTTACTTCGTGATCCATACAGGTGGAATGAAATAAGTTCAAACTCAGTTGATGTGTTAATATCTGGACAAACCTTGGAGCACATTCAGTATTTTTGGTTAACTATTTTAGAGATTGCACGAGTACTAAAACCCGGAGGATTATGTTGTCTAATTGCTCCTTCTACTGGATATGAACACAGATACCCTTTAGATTGCTGGAGGTTCTACCCTGATGGTATGATTGCATTGGCTAACTTTGCTCAACTTGAGGTTTTAGAAGCCTTTACACAATGGGAAAATGAAAATTATAACGATGGAAGTAATGTTTGGCATGACTCTGTTCTCATAGCACGTAAACCTTTAACTTTCGATAAGCAGTGTTCAGATTCGATGGAAATTTATACTCATCTTTTTGAAGTTTTAACGCCATCTGGGCAATTAGAGTTATATAAGTTTGAAGTGACTAACTTGAAACGTGCATTAAGTTCAATTGACCTTGAGTTAAAACAACTAAAGACTCAAAATATGAATCTTTTATTAACTCATGCAAAAGCTATTGAAAATATTGAAAAGAGCTTTTTTTGGAAGCTGCGAACTCAATGGTTTTTGATTAAGAATCTTTTTATTAAATTATTTGCAATTAATCTCAATGAGAGTAAGTAA